Proteins co-encoded in one Arachis hypogaea cultivar Tifrunner chromosome 11, arahy.Tifrunner.gnm2.J5K5, whole genome shotgun sequence genomic window:
- the LOC112723323 gene encoding putative chloride channel-like protein CLC-g, whose translation MPLALRKDTVNGDPESLHQPLLSSQRSLVNSTSQVAIVGSNVSPIESLDYEIIENEFFKQDWRSRGASQIFQYIFMKWLLCFLIGLIVSLIAFCNNLAVENLAGIKFVITSNMMLERRFLLAFAVFFASNLGLTIFSAVITALIAPAATGSGIPEVKAYLNGVDAPGIFTVRTLFVKIIGSITAVSSSLLIGKAGPLVHTGACVASLLGQGGSKRYGLTWKWLRFFKNDRDRRDLVMCGSAAGIAAAFRAPVGGVLFALEEMTSWWRSALLWRAFFTTAIVAIVLRAMIDVCLSGKCGLFGKGGLIMFDVYSASISYHLAEVPLVFILGVIGGILGSLYNFMLSKVLRVYNFINEKGTICKIVLACVISIFTSFLLFGLPWFASCQPCPLDAAEPCPTIGRSGNFKKFQCPPDHYNDLASLIFNTNDDAIRNLFSRDTNEEFQYSSMFIFFITCFFLSIFSYGVVAPAGLFVPVIVTGASYGRFVGMLVGKRTNLHHGLYAVLGAASFLGGSMRTTVSLCVIMLELTNNLLLLPLIMMVLLVSKTVADAFNANIYDLIMKAKGFPYLETHAEPYMRQLTVGDVVTGPLQMFNGIEKVRNIVFILKTTRHNGFPVIDEPPLSEAPVLSGLILRDHLVTLLKNKVFSSTPRAIGDDGFKKFTSDDFAKKGSNKGEKIEDIQLTEEEMEMFIDLHPFTNTSPYTVVETMSLGKALTLFREVGLRHLLVIPKITGRSPVVGILTRHDFMPEHILGVHPLLVSSRWKRLRFRFPCLGNLFSGF comes from the exons ATGCCGTTGGCGTTGAGGAAAGACACGGTTAATGGTGACCCTGAGTCTCTTCACCAACCTTTGCTTTCTTCCCAAAGATCCTTAGTCAACTCTACTTCTCAGGTTGCCATCGTAGGCTCCAATGTCTCCCCAATTGAGAGCCTTGACTACGA GATCATAGAGAACGAGTTCTTCAAGCAGGATTGGAGGAGCAGAGGGGCCTCTCAGATATTCCAATACATATTCATGAAGTGGCTCTTGTGCTTCCTCATTGGTTTGATCGTTAGCCTCATCGCATTCTGCAACAATCTCGCTGTTGAGAATCTCGCTGGCATCAAGTTTGTTATCACATCCAATATGATGTTGGAAAGGAG GTTTCTGTTGGCATTTGCAGTATTTTTCGCTTCGAATTTGGGTCTCACTATCTTTTCTGCTGTAATCACGGCTTTGATAGCACCGGCAGCTACTGGTTCCGGTATACCGGAGGTGAAGGCTTACCTAAATGGGGTGGATGCACCTGGAATTTTTACTGTACGGACTCTGTTTGTTAAG ATTATTGGAAGCATTACAGCAGtgtcatcatctcttcttattGGGAAAGCAGGGCCCTTGGTCCATACAGGTGCATGTGTGGCATCGTTGTTGGGGCAGGGCGGGTCGAAGAGATATGGTTTAACGTGGAAGTGGTTACGCTTTTTTAAGAATGACCGAGATCGACGAGATTTGGTAATGTGTGGATCAGCTGCTGGAATTGCTGCTGCCTTTCGTGCCCCAGTTGGTGGGGTGTTGTTTGCTCTTGAAGAGATGACATCTTG GTGGAGAAGTGCACTTCTCTGGAGAGCTTTCTTCACAACAGCAATAGTTGCAATTGTGCTTCGTGCTATGATTGATGTATGTTTAAGTGGTAAATGTGGGTTATTTGGTAAAGGGGGACTGATAATGTTTGATGTTTATTCAGCAAGTATTTCATATCATTTGGCGGAAGTTCCTCTTGTGTTTATTCTTGGCGTTATAGGAGGGATTCTTGGAAGCTTATATAACTTTATGCTTAGCAAAGTTCTTCGTGTATACAATTTTATCAATGA GAAAGGCACCATATGCAAAATTGTGCTTGCCTGTGTAATCTCCATTTTTAcctcctttcttctttttggatTGCCATGGTTTGCATCTTGCCAACCTTGTCCTCTTGATGCAGCAGAGCCTTGTCCAACAATAGGCCGATCCGGCAACTTCAAGAAATTCCAATGCCCACCCGATCACTACAATGATCTTGCCAGCCTCATTTTTAACACAAACGATGATGCTATTAGGAATCTATTTAGCAGGGACACTAATGAAGAGTTTCAGTATTCATCAATGTTCATCTTTTTCATCACATGCTTTTTCTTAAGTATCTTTAGCTATGGTGTTGTTGCTCCAGCTGGTCTCTTTGTGCCAGTTATTGTTACTGGTGCATCTTATGGTCGCTTTGTTGGCATGTTGGTAGGTAAAAGGACCAATCTTCACCACGGCCTTTATGCTGTTCTTGGTGCTGCTTCTTTTCTCGGTGGATCGATGAGGACAACAGTTTCGCTATGTGTAATTATGCTGGAATtgacaaataatttgttattgctACCATTGATCATGATGGTGCTTTTGGTATCGAAGACTGTAGCTGATGCTTTCAATGCAAATATATATGACCTTATTATGAAAGCCAAAGGTTTCCCTTATTTAGAAACTCATGCTGAACCGTATATGAGGCAGCTAACGGTAGGTGACGTTGTCACGGGGCCACTTCAGATGTTTAACGGCATTGAGAAAGTCCGCAATATAGTGTTCATTCTCAAAACTACAAGGCACAATGGGTTTCCTGTTATCGATGAGCCTCCACTTTCTGAAGCACCAGTTTTATCAGGTTTAATCCTCCGTGACCATCTTGTTACTTTGTTAAAGAATAAAGTTTTTTCATCCACACCAAGGGCGATAGGGGATGATGGCTTCAAGAAGTTTACATCAGATGATTTTGCAAAGAAGGGTTCAAACAAAGGTGAAAAGATAGAAGATATACAACTAACAGAGGAAGAGATGGAAATGTTCATAGATTTACATCCATTTACAAATACATCACCATATACTGTTGTGGAGACAATGTCACTGGGAAAGGCCCTTACACTTTTTCGAGAAGTAGGTTTAAGGCACCTGCTAGTGATACCCAAGATCACTGGT AGATCACCTGTAGTGGGTATACTAACGCGACACGACTTCATGCCGGAACATATATTGGGGGTGCATCCTTTGCTGGTAAGTAGCAGGTGGAAAAGACTAAGGTTCCGGTTCCCTTGTCTGGGAAATCTCTTCTCTGGCTTCTGA
- the LOC112723324 gene encoding calmodulin-binding receptor-like cytoplasmic kinase 3 isoform X3 translates to MDGSFVNLPSMAGRKLLQKDSSSKSESQGVSKDVSPKVGLFAGGALLVCCAVLCPCIYGKKRKATAHAVLTKDPNSILDSASSFEANSVPEKVQVPASPLRVPPSPSRFSASPKLKRIESLHLNLNQIARATRNFSETLQIGEGGFGTVYKAQLEDGHVVAVKRAKREHFESLRTEFSSEVELLAKIDHRNLVKLLGYIEKGHERLLITEYVPNGTLREHLDGQRGKILDFNQRLEIAIDVAHGLTYLHLYAEKPIIHRDVKSSNILLTESMRAKVADFGFARIGPMNSDQTHISTKVKGTVGYLDPEYMKTYQLTTKSDVYSFGILLLEILTGRRPVELKKTVEERVTLRWAFRKFNEGRVVELVDPLMEEAVNSDVLMKMFDLAFQCAAPVRTDRPDMKAVGEQLWSIRADYFKNSRSN, encoded by the exons ATGGATGGCTCATTTG TTAACTTACCTTCGATGGCAGGAAGGAAACTACTTCAGAAGGATTCGAGCAGTAAATCCGAATCGCAAGGGGTTTCCAAAGATGTGTCTCCCAAAGTTGGGCTTTTCGCGGGTGGAGCATTGTTGGTATGTTGTGCTGTTCTTTGTCCATGTATTTATGGGAAGAAACGAAAAGCAACTGCTCATGCTGTTTTGACCAAGGACCCGAATTCAA TATTGGACTCAGCTTCCTCCTTCGAAGCAAATTCTGTCCCGGAAAAGGTCCAAGTCCCAGCCAGTCCACTTCGAGTGCCACCTAGTCCTTCAAGATTCTCAGCGTCTCCAAAACTCAAAAGAATTGAATCATTGCATCTCAACCTCAATCAGATTGCAAGAGCTACCCGTAACTTCTCAGAAACATTGCAGATAGGAGAAGGAGGTTTTGGAACTGTCTACAAGGCTCAGTTAGAAGATGGCCACGTCGTGGCTGTAAAACGTGCAAAAAGG GAACATTTTGAGAGCTTGAGAACTGAATTCAGCAGTGAAGTTGAACTTCTGGCTAAAATTGATCATCGGAACCTAGTGAAGCTACTAGGTTATATTGAAAAAGGACATGAACGCCTTCTTATTACAGAGTATGTGCCGAATGGTACTCTTCGAGAACACTTAGATG GTCAGCGTGGAAAAATCCTAGACTTCAATCAGCGCCTGGAAATTGCTATTGATGTTGCTCATGGCTTGACCTATTTGCATCTGTATGCAG AGAAGCCAATTATCCATCGAGATGTGAAATCATCCAACATTCTTCTGACAGAAAGCATGCGAGCTAAAGTTGCTGATTTTGGATTTGCAAGGATTGGCCCTATGAACTCCGATCAAACACACATTTCTACCAAAGTGAAGGGAACAGTTGGTTATTTGGATCCTGAGTATATGAAAACATACCAACTCACTACCAAGAGTGATGTTTACTCATTTGGAATTTTGCTTTTAGAAATTTTAACAGGTCGTCGTCCTGTGGAGTTGAAGAAAACTGTTGAAGAGAGGGTTACACTCAGATGG gctTTCAGGAAGTTCAATGAAGGAAGGGTGGTGGAGCTGGTGGATCCGTTAATGGAAGAAGCTGTAAACTCTGATGTTCTGATGAAGATGTTTGATTTGGCATTTCAGTGTGCAGCACCCGTCCGGACAGATAGACCTGACATGAAAGCAGTGGGAGAGCAATTGTGGTCAATTAGGGCAGATTACTTTAAGAATTCAAGAAGTAATTAG
- the LOC112723324 gene encoding calmodulin-binding receptor-like cytoplasmic kinase 3 isoform X4 translates to MDGSFGRKLLQKDSSSKSESQGVSKDVSPKVGLFAGGALLVCCAVLCPCIYGKKRKATAHAVLTKDPNSILDSASSFEANSVPEKVQVPASPLRVPPSPSRFSASPKLKRIESLHLNLNQIARATRNFSETLQIGEGGFGTVYKAQLEDGHVVAVKRAKREHFESLRTEFSSEVELLAKIDHRNLVKLLGYIEKGHERLLITEYVPNGTLREHLDGQRGKILDFNQRLEIAIDVAHGLTYLHLYAEKPIIHRDVKSSNILLTESMRAKVADFGFARIGPMNSDQTHISTKVKGTVGYLDPEYMKTYQLTTKSDVYSFGILLLEILTGRRPVELKKTVEERVTLRWAFRKFNEGRVVELVDPLMEEAVNSDVLMKMFDLAFQCAAPVRTDRPDMKAVGEQLWSIRADYFKNSRSN, encoded by the exons ATGGATGGCTCATTTG GAAGGAAACTACTTCAGAAGGATTCGAGCAGTAAATCCGAATCGCAAGGGGTTTCCAAAGATGTGTCTCCCAAAGTTGGGCTTTTCGCGGGTGGAGCATTGTTGGTATGTTGTGCTGTTCTTTGTCCATGTATTTATGGGAAGAAACGAAAAGCAACTGCTCATGCTGTTTTGACCAAGGACCCGAATTCAA TATTGGACTCAGCTTCCTCCTTCGAAGCAAATTCTGTCCCGGAAAAGGTCCAAGTCCCAGCCAGTCCACTTCGAGTGCCACCTAGTCCTTCAAGATTCTCAGCGTCTCCAAAACTCAAAAGAATTGAATCATTGCATCTCAACCTCAATCAGATTGCAAGAGCTACCCGTAACTTCTCAGAAACATTGCAGATAGGAGAAGGAGGTTTTGGAACTGTCTACAAGGCTCAGTTAGAAGATGGCCACGTCGTGGCTGTAAAACGTGCAAAAAGG GAACATTTTGAGAGCTTGAGAACTGAATTCAGCAGTGAAGTTGAACTTCTGGCTAAAATTGATCATCGGAACCTAGTGAAGCTACTAGGTTATATTGAAAAAGGACATGAACGCCTTCTTATTACAGAGTATGTGCCGAATGGTACTCTTCGAGAACACTTAGATG GTCAGCGTGGAAAAATCCTAGACTTCAATCAGCGCCTGGAAATTGCTATTGATGTTGCTCATGGCTTGACCTATTTGCATCTGTATGCAG AGAAGCCAATTATCCATCGAGATGTGAAATCATCCAACATTCTTCTGACAGAAAGCATGCGAGCTAAAGTTGCTGATTTTGGATTTGCAAGGATTGGCCCTATGAACTCCGATCAAACACACATTTCTACCAAAGTGAAGGGAACAGTTGGTTATTTGGATCCTGAGTATATGAAAACATACCAACTCACTACCAAGAGTGATGTTTACTCATTTGGAATTTTGCTTTTAGAAATTTTAACAGGTCGTCGTCCTGTGGAGTTGAAGAAAACTGTTGAAGAGAGGGTTACACTCAGATGG gctTTCAGGAAGTTCAATGAAGGAAGGGTGGTGGAGCTGGTGGATCCGTTAATGGAAGAAGCTGTAAACTCTGATGTTCTGATGAAGATGTTTGATTTGGCATTTCAGTGTGCAGCACCCGTCCGGACAGATAGACCTGACATGAAAGCAGTGGGAGAGCAATTGTGGTCAATTAGGGCAGATTACTTTAAGAATTCAAGAAGTAATTAG
- the LOC112723324 gene encoding calmodulin-binding receptor-like cytoplasmic kinase 3 isoform X2, whose product MAIFALLLMLLLQLSIISSSAVILRSNDCGTDWVAHSYSSDGEELFYINGNVVNKVAFCEALQLYIANGCDLKDYFGSNNCVMDGSFGRKLLQKDSSSKSESQGVSKDVSPKVGLFAGGALLVCCAVLCPCIYGKKRKATAHAVLTKDPNSILDSASSFEANSVPEKVQVPASPLRVPPSPSRFSASPKLKRIESLHLNLNQIARATRNFSETLQIGEGGFGTVYKAQLEDGHVVAVKRAKREHFESLRTEFSSEVELLAKIDHRNLVKLLGYIEKGHERLLITEYVPNGTLREHLDGQRGKILDFNQRLEIAIDVAHGLTYLHLYAEKPIIHRDVKSSNILLTESMRAKVADFGFARIGPMNSDQTHISTKVKGTVGYLDPEYMKTYQLTTKSDVYSFGILLLEILTGRRPVELKKTVEERVTLRWAFRKFNEGRVVELVDPLMEEAVNSDVLMKMFDLAFQCAAPVRTDRPDMKAVGEQLWSIRADYFKNSRSN is encoded by the exons ATGGCCATCTTTGCATTATTATTGATGCTGTTACTCCAATTGTCAATAATTTCTAGCTCAGCAGTTATCTTGAGATCAAATGATTGTGGCACTGATTGGGTAGCTCATTCATATTCTAGTGATGGTGAAGAACTGTTTTACATAAATGGGAATGTAGTTAACAAAGTTGCTTTCTGTGAGGCCCTCCAATTGTACATTGCAAATGGTTGCGATTTGAAGGACTACTTTGGAAGTAACAACTGCGTGATGGATGGCTCATTTG GAAGGAAACTACTTCAGAAGGATTCGAGCAGTAAATCCGAATCGCAAGGGGTTTCCAAAGATGTGTCTCCCAAAGTTGGGCTTTTCGCGGGTGGAGCATTGTTGGTATGTTGTGCTGTTCTTTGTCCATGTATTTATGGGAAGAAACGAAAAGCAACTGCTCATGCTGTTTTGACCAAGGACCCGAATTCAA TATTGGACTCAGCTTCCTCCTTCGAAGCAAATTCTGTCCCGGAAAAGGTCCAAGTCCCAGCCAGTCCACTTCGAGTGCCACCTAGTCCTTCAAGATTCTCAGCGTCTCCAAAACTCAAAAGAATTGAATCATTGCATCTCAACCTCAATCAGATTGCAAGAGCTACCCGTAACTTCTCAGAAACATTGCAGATAGGAGAAGGAGGTTTTGGAACTGTCTACAAGGCTCAGTTAGAAGATGGCCACGTCGTGGCTGTAAAACGTGCAAAAAGG GAACATTTTGAGAGCTTGAGAACTGAATTCAGCAGTGAAGTTGAACTTCTGGCTAAAATTGATCATCGGAACCTAGTGAAGCTACTAGGTTATATTGAAAAAGGACATGAACGCCTTCTTATTACAGAGTATGTGCCGAATGGTACTCTTCGAGAACACTTAGATG GTCAGCGTGGAAAAATCCTAGACTTCAATCAGCGCCTGGAAATTGCTATTGATGTTGCTCATGGCTTGACCTATTTGCATCTGTATGCAG AGAAGCCAATTATCCATCGAGATGTGAAATCATCCAACATTCTTCTGACAGAAAGCATGCGAGCTAAAGTTGCTGATTTTGGATTTGCAAGGATTGGCCCTATGAACTCCGATCAAACACACATTTCTACCAAAGTGAAGGGAACAGTTGGTTATTTGGATCCTGAGTATATGAAAACATACCAACTCACTACCAAGAGTGATGTTTACTCATTTGGAATTTTGCTTTTAGAAATTTTAACAGGTCGTCGTCCTGTGGAGTTGAAGAAAACTGTTGAAGAGAGGGTTACACTCAGATGG gctTTCAGGAAGTTCAATGAAGGAAGGGTGGTGGAGCTGGTGGATCCGTTAATGGAAGAAGCTGTAAACTCTGATGTTCTGATGAAGATGTTTGATTTGGCATTTCAGTGTGCAGCACCCGTCCGGACAGATAGACCTGACATGAAAGCAGTGGGAGAGCAATTGTGGTCAATTAGGGCAGATTACTTTAAGAATTCAAGAAGTAATTAG
- the LOC112723324 gene encoding calmodulin-binding receptor-like cytoplasmic kinase 3 isoform X1 — MAIFALLLMLLLQLSIISSSAVILRSNDCGTDWVAHSYSSDGEELFYINGNVVNKVAFCEALQLYIANGCDLKDYFGSNNCVMDGSFVNLPSMAGRKLLQKDSSSKSESQGVSKDVSPKVGLFAGGALLVCCAVLCPCIYGKKRKATAHAVLTKDPNSILDSASSFEANSVPEKVQVPASPLRVPPSPSRFSASPKLKRIESLHLNLNQIARATRNFSETLQIGEGGFGTVYKAQLEDGHVVAVKRAKREHFESLRTEFSSEVELLAKIDHRNLVKLLGYIEKGHERLLITEYVPNGTLREHLDGQRGKILDFNQRLEIAIDVAHGLTYLHLYAEKPIIHRDVKSSNILLTESMRAKVADFGFARIGPMNSDQTHISTKVKGTVGYLDPEYMKTYQLTTKSDVYSFGILLLEILTGRRPVELKKTVEERVTLRWAFRKFNEGRVVELVDPLMEEAVNSDVLMKMFDLAFQCAAPVRTDRPDMKAVGEQLWSIRADYFKNSRSN; from the exons ATGGCCATCTTTGCATTATTATTGATGCTGTTACTCCAATTGTCAATAATTTCTAGCTCAGCAGTTATCTTGAGATCAAATGATTGTGGCACTGATTGGGTAGCTCATTCATATTCTAGTGATGGTGAAGAACTGTTTTACATAAATGGGAATGTAGTTAACAAAGTTGCTTTCTGTGAGGCCCTCCAATTGTACATTGCAAATGGTTGCGATTTGAAGGACTACTTTGGAAGTAACAACTGCGTGATGGATGGCTCATTTG TTAACTTACCTTCGATGGCAGGAAGGAAACTACTTCAGAAGGATTCGAGCAGTAAATCCGAATCGCAAGGGGTTTCCAAAGATGTGTCTCCCAAAGTTGGGCTTTTCGCGGGTGGAGCATTGTTGGTATGTTGTGCTGTTCTTTGTCCATGTATTTATGGGAAGAAACGAAAAGCAACTGCTCATGCTGTTTTGACCAAGGACCCGAATTCAA TATTGGACTCAGCTTCCTCCTTCGAAGCAAATTCTGTCCCGGAAAAGGTCCAAGTCCCAGCCAGTCCACTTCGAGTGCCACCTAGTCCTTCAAGATTCTCAGCGTCTCCAAAACTCAAAAGAATTGAATCATTGCATCTCAACCTCAATCAGATTGCAAGAGCTACCCGTAACTTCTCAGAAACATTGCAGATAGGAGAAGGAGGTTTTGGAACTGTCTACAAGGCTCAGTTAGAAGATGGCCACGTCGTGGCTGTAAAACGTGCAAAAAGG GAACATTTTGAGAGCTTGAGAACTGAATTCAGCAGTGAAGTTGAACTTCTGGCTAAAATTGATCATCGGAACCTAGTGAAGCTACTAGGTTATATTGAAAAAGGACATGAACGCCTTCTTATTACAGAGTATGTGCCGAATGGTACTCTTCGAGAACACTTAGATG GTCAGCGTGGAAAAATCCTAGACTTCAATCAGCGCCTGGAAATTGCTATTGATGTTGCTCATGGCTTGACCTATTTGCATCTGTATGCAG AGAAGCCAATTATCCATCGAGATGTGAAATCATCCAACATTCTTCTGACAGAAAGCATGCGAGCTAAAGTTGCTGATTTTGGATTTGCAAGGATTGGCCCTATGAACTCCGATCAAACACACATTTCTACCAAAGTGAAGGGAACAGTTGGTTATTTGGATCCTGAGTATATGAAAACATACCAACTCACTACCAAGAGTGATGTTTACTCATTTGGAATTTTGCTTTTAGAAATTTTAACAGGTCGTCGTCCTGTGGAGTTGAAGAAAACTGTTGAAGAGAGGGTTACACTCAGATGG gctTTCAGGAAGTTCAATGAAGGAAGGGTGGTGGAGCTGGTGGATCCGTTAATGGAAGAAGCTGTAAACTCTGATGTTCTGATGAAGATGTTTGATTTGGCATTTCAGTGTGCAGCACCCGTCCGGACAGATAGACCTGACATGAAAGCAGTGGGAGAGCAATTGTGGTCAATTAGGGCAGATTACTTTAAGAATTCAAGAAGTAATTAG